The proteins below are encoded in one region of Sander vitreus isolate 19-12246 chromosome 24, sanVit1, whole genome shotgun sequence:
- the s100b gene encoding protein S100-B: MTDLETSMGTIIAVFQKYSEREGDKHKLKKSELKDLLQDELPELMEHVKDQEALDKLMEGLDTDGDSECDFQEFMTFIAMVTVFCHEFFQQEDE; the protein is encoded by the exons ATGACGGACCTGGAGACCTCGATGGGCACCATCATCGCCGTGTTTCAGAAGTActcagaaagagaaggagacaaACACAAGCTGAAGAAGAGCGAGCTGAAGGATCTGCTTCAGGACGAGCTGCCGGAACTGATGGAG CACGTGAAAGACCAGGAGGCGCTCGATAAACTAATGGAGGGCCTGGACACGGACGGCGACTCCGAGTGCGACTTCCAGGAGTTCATGACATTCATCGCCATGGTTACCGTCTTTTGCCACGAGTTCTTCCAGCAAGAGGAcgagtga
- the LOC144512615 gene encoding uncharacterized protein LOC144512615, with the protein MTELTWYEDVTEMVTTVPPRAPETGATLSAVLTEMVTNGMAIPTTAAPAAATPAPAPAEAWTRLPLVTEAVTKGIDLDDGAFAPLIGGIACITLLLVLCIIVVLLWCLSRHKGSYVTKEMDDDHVDDEEFLSSDTALQSWEPLETNEDA; encoded by the exons atgACAGAACTCACCTGGTATGAGGATGTGACCGAGATGGTTACCACTGTCCCACCGAGGGCACCTGAAACCGGGGCTACGCTTTCTGCGGTTTTGACCGAGATGGTGACAAACGGTATGGCCATTCCCACGACTGCTGCCCCTGCAGCTGCGACTCCTGCCCCTGCCCCAGCTGAAGCCTGGACTCGTCTTCCTCTTGTGACAGAGGCAGTGACGAAGG GCATCGACCTGGACGATGGAGCTTTTGCACCCCTAATCGGAG GGATCGCCTGCATCACATTGCTGCTGGTTCTCTGCATCATAGTGGTGTTGCTGTGGTGTTTGTCCAGACATAAAGGCTCCTACGTCACCAAAGAGATGGACGACGATCATGTGGACGACGAGGAGTTTCTCAGTTCTGATACGGCGCTCCAAAGCTGGGAACCTCTGGAGACCAACGAGGACGCATGA